A single window of Senegalia massiliensis DNA harbors:
- the brnQ gene encoding branched-chain amino acid transport system II carrier protein produces the protein MTKNTNRDSLVLGLALFAMFFGAGNLIFPPSIGISAGDSWFSAMVGFFLTGIGMPLLGILAISKAGGTLDNFAGKISSKFSKIYGIIIIIILGPILGVPRTGATTYEVGISPIFPDVSPVLVSIIFFSLTLFLTIKPTGIIDRIGKLLTPILLIMLFIIIYKGIIMPIGTPVNTGILNPFSNGFTEGYQTMDALGATIFGGIIVGSLVEKGYKDKKSQFKVTLKAGLISSMGLAIVYGGLLYLGSTASSTFSLEMTKTSLIIAIVGNILGEIGKVILGICVSVACLTTAVGLIATVGNFFSEISKGKVSYKLVVIIATIISGVIANLGVESIVKFAEPILAVIYPVAIVLIVLNLFDDLIKNKVIYIGAVYGALLISTIDGINSLGIEWGLLDSIINILPLWDQGFGWIIPSIIGMIISVIVSKLNVNSNSKRYKYIEN, from the coding sequence ATGACAAAAAATACTAACAGAGATTCACTTGTTTTAGGACTTGCTTTATTCGCAATGTTTTTTGGAGCTGGTAATTTAATTTTTCCACCTTCTATTGGAATAAGTGCAGGAGATAGTTGGTTTAGCGCAATGGTTGGATTTTTCCTAACTGGTATAGGAATGCCACTACTTGGAATTTTAGCTATATCAAAAGCAGGAGGAACTTTAGATAATTTTGCTGGTAAAATTAGTTCAAAGTTTAGTAAAATATATGGAATAATAATTATAATAATACTAGGTCCAATATTAGGTGTTCCAAGAACAGGGGCTACGACTTATGAAGTAGGTATAAGTCCTATATTTCCAGATGTAAGCCCAGTTTTAGTTTCTATAATATTCTTTTCTCTTACTTTATTTTTAACAATAAAACCTACAGGTATAATTGATAGAATAGGGAAATTACTCACTCCAATATTACTTATAATGTTATTTATAATAATATATAAGGGAATTATAATGCCAATTGGTACTCCAGTTAATACAGGAATTTTAAATCCTTTTTCTAATGGATTTACAGAAGGTTATCAGACAATGGATGCATTAGGAGCAACAATTTTTGGAGGAATAATAGTTGGTTCATTAGTGGAGAAAGGATATAAAGATAAAAAATCTCAATTTAAAGTTACTTTAAAAGCAGGATTAATATCTTCTATGGGGTTAGCTATAGTATATGGAGGGCTTTTATATTTAGGATCAACAGCAAGCTCTACGTTTTCATTAGAAATGACAAAGACAAGCTTAATAATAGCTATAGTAGGTAATATTTTAGGTGAAATAGGAAAAGTAATATTAGGAATTTGTGTGTCAGTTGCATGTCTTACTACAGCAGTAGGACTTATTGCTACAGTAGGTAATTTTTTCAGTGAAATTAGTAAAGGAAAAGTAAGTTATAAATTAGTTGTTATAATTGCCACAATAATTAGTGGGGTAATAGCTAATTTAGGAGTAGAAAGTATAGTTAAATTTGCAGAACCTATACTTGCAGTAATATATCCAGTAGCAATAGTATTGATTGTTTTAAACTTATTTGATGATCTAATTAAAAATAAAGTAATATATATTGGTGCAGTATATGGAGCACTTTTAATAAGTACAATTGATGGAATAAATTCATTAGGAATAGAGTGGGGATTATTAGATAGTATAATAAATATATTACCACTTTGGGATCAAGGCTTTGGATGGATTATACCTTCTATAATAGGTATGATAATATCAGTAATTGTTAGTAAATTAAATGTTAATAGTAATTCAAAACGTTATAAATATATAGAAAATTAA
- the cobO gene encoding cob(I)yrinic acid a,c-diamide adenosyltransferase — translation MDKGYIHIYTGNGKGKTTAALGLSLRAVCAGKKVFFGQFVKGMKYSETKSVEYLPNFEIEQFGRTCFIDKEPEKEDIECAKVGLEKCRETLEKDDYDLVVLDELTIALYYKLFSLEKVLEMIENKNKNIELVITGRYAPDKLIEIADLVTEMKEIKHYYNNGVKARKGIES, via the coding sequence ATGGATAAAGGATATATACACATTTATACTGGAAATGGTAAAGGTAAGACAACAGCAGCGTTAGGACTATCTTTAAGAGCAGTATGTGCAGGAAAAAAAGTATTCTTTGGTCAGTTTGTAAAAGGTATGAAATATAGTGAAACAAAATCAGTAGAATATTTACCTAATTTTGAAATAGAGCAATTTGGTAGAACTTGTTTTATAGATAAAGAGCCAGAAAAAGAAGATATAGAATGTGCTAAAGTTGGACTAGAAAAATGTAGAGAAACTCTTGAAAAAGATGATTATGATTTAGTAGTATTAGATGAATTGACTATTGCCCTATATTATAAATTATTTAGTTTAGAAAAAGTCTTAGAAATGATTGAAAATAAAAATAAAAATATAGAATTAGTTATAACAGGTAGATATGCACCAGATAAATTAATAGAAATAGCAGATTTGGTAACAGAAATGAAGGAAATAAAACATTACTATAATAATGGTGTGAAGGCTAGAAAAGGTATAGAGAGCTAA
- a CDS encoding thioredoxin domain-containing protein produces MNEKNTNRLIDEKSPYLLQHAYNPVDWYPWGEEAFEKAKMEDKPIFLSIGYSTCHWCHVMGRESFEDEEVAELLNEYFVPIKVDREERPDLDNIYMTITQAMTGQGGWPMNVFLTPDKKPIYAGTYFPKRSILDRVGLMDILYNINKAWKEKREDIVENSEDIIQKLNNIQSSSNEELGKEVLEDVFNERKEDFDPKYGGFGTRPKFPMPHNLIFLIRFYKESNDEKALEMIEKTLDGMYKGGIFDHIGFGFSRYSVDEKWLVPHFEKMLYDNALLAYCYLEGYQVTGEELYKEVAEKIFTYIIRDMTSDKGGFYSAEDADSEGVEGKFYVWTKDEIKDILGDEAGEVVCNYFDITATGNFEGKNIPNLIKHDLNFIKKSPDLINRVHAYADMLFYTRENRIKPHKDDKILTSWNGLMIAAFAYGGRILNKPLFINRAKESIEFIYENLFDENGRLLARYRDGEARYKGYLEDYTFLTWGLIEIYEATFDDIYLERAKKLMNDTFRLFWDNENGGFFINGHDAEELVLRPKEIYDGAIPSGNSVAAFNIIKLSKMLEDESYKEKYTQMLKSFSSTIKNMPHAHSFFLLSYMEYIKNGKNIVIAYEKEDDLFHDIIKEINSIYLPFTTVVKGKRDLKDNKTTVYICENYSCNMPINNLEDFKKALK; encoded by the coding sequence TTGAATGAAAAGAATACAAATAGATTAATAGATGAAAAAAGCCCATATCTTTTACAACATGCTTATAACCCTGTGGATTGGTATCCATGGGGTGAAGAAGCATTTGAAAAGGCTAAAATGGAAGATAAGCCTATATTTTTATCAATAGGTTATAGCACATGTCATTGGTGTCATGTAATGGGAAGAGAAAGTTTTGAAGATGAAGAAGTAGCTGAGCTTTTAAATGAGTACTTTGTACCTATAAAAGTAGATAGAGAAGAAAGACCAGACTTAGATAATATTTATATGACAATAACACAAGCAATGACAGGTCAGGGTGGTTGGCCTATGAATGTATTTTTAACACCTGATAAAAAGCCAATTTATGCAGGGACTTATTTTCCAAAACGTTCTATATTAGACAGAGTAGGACTTATGGATATATTATATAATATAAATAAAGCATGGAAAGAAAAAAGAGAGGACATAGTAGAAAATAGTGAAGATATAATACAAAAATTAAATAATATTCAAAGTTCAAGTAATGAAGAACTGGGTAAAGAAGTTTTAGAGGATGTATTTAATGAGAGAAAGGAAGACTTTGATCCTAAATATGGAGGTTTTGGAACTAGACCTAAATTTCCTATGCCTCATAATTTAATATTTTTAATACGTTTTTATAAAGAAAGTAATGATGAAAAAGCATTAGAAATGATAGAAAAAACATTAGATGGAATGTATAAAGGTGGGATATTTGACCACATAGGATTTGGATTTTCTAGATATTCAGTAGATGAAAAATGGTTAGTTCCTCATTTTGAAAAGATGCTATATGATAATGCACTTTTAGCTTACTGCTATTTAGAAGGTTATCAGGTAACAGGTGAGGAATTGTATAAAGAAGTAGCAGAAAAAATATTTACTTATATAATTCGTGATATGACTTCAGATAAAGGAGGGTTTTATTCAGCAGAAGATGCAGATAGTGAAGGTGTAGAAGGTAAGTTTTATGTTTGGACTAAAGATGAAATAAAAGATATTTTAGGAGATGAAGCAGGTGAGGTAGTTTGTAATTATTTTGATATAACAGCCACAGGAAATTTTGAAGGCAAAAATATACCAAATCTCATAAAACATGATTTAAATTTTATAAAAAAATCTCCTGATTTAATAAACCGAGTACACGCATATGCTGATATGCTATTTTATACAAGGGAAAATAGAATAAAACCTCACAAAGATGATAAGATACTTACTTCCTGGAATGGACTTATGATAGCAGCATTTGCATATGGTGGTAGAATATTAAATAAACCTCTATTTATAAACCGAGCGAAAGAAAGTATAGAATTCATATATGAAAATTTATTTGATGAAAATGGAAGATTACTTGCAAGATATCGTGATGGAGAAGCAAGGTATAAAGGATATTTAGAAGATTATACATTCTTAACTTGGGGATTGATTGAAATTTATGAGGCTACATTTGATGATATTTATTTAGAAAGAGCAAAAAAATTAATGAATGATACTTTTAGATTATTTTGGGATAATGAAAATGGAGGATTCTTCATAAATGGTCATGATGCAGAAGAATTAGTATTAAGACCAAAAGAAATATATGATGGAGCAATACCTTCAGGCAATTCAGTAGCTGCTTTTAATATAATAAAATTATCTAAAATGTTAGAAGATGAGTCCTATAAAGAAAAATACACTCAAATGTTAAAGTCATTTAGTAGTACTATAAAAAATATGCCACATGCTCATTCATTCTTTTTGCTTAGTTATATGGAGTATATAAAAAATGGTAAAAATATAGTCATAGCTTATGAAAAAGAAGATGATTTATTTCATGATATAATTAAAGAGATAAATAGTATATATTTACCTTTTACTACAGTAGTTAAAGGTAAAAGAGATCTTAAAGATAATAAAACAACTGTTTATATTTGTGAAAATTATAGTTGTAATATGCCTATAAATAATTTAGAAGACTTTAAAAAGGCATTAAAATAA
- a CDS encoding VOC family protein, producing the protein MDYKMLHTCLRVMNLDKSLKFYKEALGFKETGRKDFPEYEFTLVFLTDSTGNYEIELTYNYNPDKPYEIGNGFAHIAVSVSDLESSRERHKDMGYKVTDLMGLPGSKPKYYFVTDPDGYDVEVIRA; encoded by the coding sequence ATGGATTACAAAATGTTACACACTTGTTTAAGAGTTATGAATTTAGATAAGTCATTAAAATTTTACAAAGAAGCTTTAGGGTTTAAAGAAACTGGGAGAAAGGATTTTCCTGAATATGAATTTACCTTAGTATTTTTAACAGATTCAACAGGTAATTATGAGATAGAGTTAACTTATAATTATAATCCAGATAAGCCATATGAAATAGGAAATGGTTTTGCACATATAGCAGTATCTGTATCTGATTTAGAATCTTCTAGAGAAAGACATAAAGATATGGGTTACAAAGTAACAGATCTTATGGGACTTCCAGGAAGTAAGCCAAAATATTATTTTGTAACAGATCCAGATGGATATGATGTAGAAGTAATAAGAGCATAA
- a CDS encoding undecaprenyl-diphosphate phosphatase — MFLIELFKTLILGIVEGITEWLPVSSTGHMILVEEFIKLNYSDAFKEMFFVVIQLGAIMAVVILFFHKLNPFSPKKTKKEKMDTMSIWFKVVVGVLPAAVLGLLFDDWLNEHLYNYQTVAIMLIFYGILFIIVENMNKGRTGKIRSFNDLSYLTAFLIGMFQVLALIPGTSRSGATIIGAIILGTSRYIAAEYSFFLSIPVMFGASALKLVKFGFDFSMEEFIILIFGMVVAFIVSIISIKFLLSYIKNNDFKAFGWYRIVLGILVIGYFVFFG; from the coding sequence ATGTTTTTAATAGAATTATTTAAAACTTTAATTCTTGGGATAGTTGAGGGAATTACTGAATGGCTTCCTGTAAGTAGTACAGGTCATATGATTTTAGTTGAAGAATTTATAAAATTAAATTACTCTGATGCATTTAAAGAAATGTTCTTTGTAGTAATACAATTAGGTGCTATTATGGCTGTAGTAATTTTATTTTTCCATAAATTAAATCCTTTTTCTCCTAAAAAGACTAAGAAAGAAAAAATGGATACAATGTCAATATGGTTTAAAGTAGTAGTGGGAGTTCTTCCTGCAGCAGTTCTTGGACTTCTTTTTGATGATTGGTTAAACGAACATTTATATAATTATCAAACTGTAGCTATAATGCTAATATTCTATGGTATATTATTTATAATAGTTGAAAATATGAATAAAGGAAGAACAGGTAAAATTAGAAGTTTCAATGACTTAAGTTATTTAACTGCATTTCTAATAGGAATGTTTCAAGTTTTAGCACTTATTCCAGGTACATCTCGTTCAGGTGCTACTATTATAGGTGCAATTATACTTGGTACATCTAGATATATTGCTGCTGAATACTCATTCTTTTTATCTATTCCAGTAATGTTTGGAGCAAGTGCATTAAAACTAGTTAAATTTGGCTTTGATTTTTCAATGGAAGAATTTATAATACTTATATTTGGTATGGTTGTAGCATTCATTGTTTCAATTATATCTATTAAATTCTTACTTTCATATATTAAAAATAATGACTTCAAAGCATTTGGTTGGTATAGAATAGTACTTGGAATTCTTGTAATTGGATATTTCGTATTTTTTGGATAA
- a CDS encoding ABC transporter ATP-binding protein, with protein MEILKVEKLNKTYITGDTKVEALKDIDLSINKGEFVSIVGASGSGKSTLLHLLGGLDRPTSGKVIIDGEDIYNYKEEKLAIFRRRKVGFIFQFFNLIPILNVEENIALPELLDNEKVSRDYLDELISLLGMKDRRNHLPSELSGGQQQRVAIGRALFNKPSIILADEPTGNLDSVTSKEVIELLKFTAKKYNQTLILITHELNIAQMADRVITLKDGDIVSDEYLKVE; from the coding sequence ATGGAGATATTAAAAGTAGAAAAATTAAATAAGACATATATTACAGGAGATACAAAAGTGGAAGCTTTAAAAGATATTGATTTATCTATAAATAAAGGAGAATTTGTATCCATAGTTGGTGCTTCAGGTTCAGGTAAATCTACCTTATTACATTTATTAGGAGGACTAGATAGACCTACTAGTGGGAAAGTAATAATTGATGGAGAAGATATTTACAATTATAAAGAAGAAAAATTAGCTATATTTAGAAGAAGAAAAGTAGGCTTTATATTTCAATTCTTTAATCTAATACCTATATTAAATGTAGAGGAAAATATTGCACTTCCTGAATTATTAGATAATGAAAAAGTAAGTAGAGATTATTTAGATGAATTAATTTCTTTGCTTGGAATGAAAGATAGAAGAAATCATCTTCCATCAGAACTATCAGGAGGGCAACAACAAAGAGTAGCTATAGGGAGAGCATTATTTAATAAACCTTCAATAATACTTGCAGATGAACCTACAGGAAATTTAGATAGTGTTACATCAAAAGAAGTAATAGAATTGTTAAAATTTACTGCAAAAAAATATAATCAAACATTGATACTTATAACACATGAATTGAATATTGCACAAATGGCAGACAGAGTTATAACACTTAAAGATGGAGATATAGTATCAGATGAATATTTGAAAGTAGAATAG
- a CDS encoding FtsX-like permease family protein, translated as MITNYKGITKRYLKSNKKRAILTIVGIILSVSLISSIGLFFKGLQESQVEAAKNLYGSAHLQYENPDNEDIDKIQNNPKVGKSGLYTIESEFMIDEKINVMKLLATDEALELLPAKIEKGSYPEKENEVALEGWLLKYIEPDADIGGIIDINGESYRLVGILEDSVSNQMNLNSSILTKGNVSNQSNKVLLVEISEKANLKKAVDELSDVAPMTVVKNNYLLSLQGAGDVNDLVGLYMVLSVIIGIVVISTIAVIYNSFQISVVERIKEFGLLRAVGTTPKQIRKIIVREATLLSSIGVPIGLLFGVIAIYCIDLVFKFIGGENLDFIKLSISPMVLIISGVIGIVSIYVSALLPAIFAGRISPLLAISNRKSIKKEKIKRKRGILSKLFKGILGFEGELAYKNIKRNKKRYRVTVFSIVISVVLFISFSSFVDMADTVTDNPTESDNVHFSIVRDTAGFDNGESIGEDIIKEIKNMPSVKTVYEAYNDYAFEFEIDKDSQIGKVKEISEGIAKVGGEKIYNESENHQKIKIDGNINIYDENALEVSKKYLKSGDIDIEEINDKNGVIFIADNRIYNYETENSYYGPIADIESGDKLKVLNRKYSLEDEEKLESIDKELKVMAVAKENIFRFRGSGGEGGLKIITSKEVAEDLLDKDSIKPINLNIVLNDETSEKSVVTELEKIINDDPNLRVINHIENNRQSKASNLIVKILLYGFVVVVSLIGSVNIINTLTTNILLRKREFATLRSIGLTHKGLKKMVVLEGILYGVMGLIYGSIIGSILSFVMYRGMGSVREMQFWNIPWNTIGIATIAIVVIGFLSVQYPLSKIKRDNLIETIKGDY; from the coding sequence ATGATTACAAATTATAAAGGAATTACAAAAAGATATTTAAAGAGTAATAAAAAAAGAGCAATACTTACAATAGTTGGGATAATACTCTCTGTTTCATTAATTTCATCTATAGGATTATTTTTTAAAGGGTTACAAGAATCTCAAGTTGAAGCTGCAAAAAATCTTTATGGATCAGCTCATTTACAATATGAAAATCCTGATAATGAAGATATAGACAAAATACAAAACAATCCTAAAGTAGGTAAAAGTGGCTTATATACAATAGAGTCAGAGTTTATGATAGATGAAAAAATAAATGTTATGAAATTATTAGCTACAGATGAAGCATTAGAACTACTACCTGCTAAAATTGAAAAGGGTAGTTATCCAGAAAAAGAAAATGAAGTAGCTTTAGAAGGATGGTTACTTAAGTATATAGAGCCTGATGCTGATATTGGTGGTATTATTGATATAAATGGAGAAAGCTATAGGTTAGTTGGAATTTTAGAAGATAGTGTATCTAATCAAATGAATTTAAATAGTTCAATATTAACAAAGGGAAATGTATCAAATCAAAGTAACAAAGTTTTATTAGTAGAAATTAGTGAAAAAGCAAATTTAAAAAAGGCAGTAGACGAATTAAGTGATGTTGCACCAATGACAGTAGTTAAAAATAATTATCTGCTTTCATTACAGGGAGCAGGAGATGTAAATGATTTGGTAGGGTTATATATGGTATTATCTGTAATTATAGGTATAGTAGTAATATCAACTATAGCAGTAATATATAATTCATTTCAAATATCTGTAGTAGAAAGAATAAAGGAATTTGGTTTACTTCGTGCAGTAGGAACAACTCCCAAGCAAATAAGGAAAATAATAGTTAGGGAAGCTACATTACTATCATCAATAGGTGTTCCTATAGGACTTTTATTTGGAGTAATAGCAATATACTGTATAGATTTAGTTTTTAAATTCATAGGTGGGGAAAACTTAGATTTCATAAAGCTTTCTATTTCACCAATGGTTTTAATAATTAGTGGTGTTATTGGTATAGTATCTATATATGTATCAGCATTGTTACCAGCTATATTTGCTGGACGTATATCACCTTTACTTGCTATAAGTAATAGAAAATCTATTAAAAAAGAAAAAATTAAAAGAAAAAGAGGTATATTAAGTAAATTATTTAAAGGTATATTAGGCTTTGAAGGAGAACTTGCATATAAAAATATTAAGAGAAATAAAAAGAGATATAGAGTAACAGTATTTTCAATAGTAATATCAGTAGTATTATTTATATCTTTTTCGTCATTTGTAGATATGGCAGATACAGTAACGGATAATCCTACAGAATCCGATAATGTTCATTTCTCTATAGTTAGAGATACAGCAGGGTTTGATAATGGAGAATCTATAGGAGAGGATATAATAAAAGAAATAAAAAATATGCCTTCGGTAAAAACAGTATATGAAGCATATAATGACTATGCTTTTGAATTTGAAATAGACAAGGATAGTCAAATTGGTAAAGTTAAAGAAATAAGTGAAGGAATTGCAAAAGTGGGTGGAGAAAAGATTTATAATGAATCTGAAAACCACCAGAAAATTAAAATAGATGGTAATATAAATATATACGATGAAAATGCATTAGAAGTATCAAAGAAATATTTAAAATCAGGAGATATAGATATAGAAGAGATAAACGATAAAAATGGAGTAATATTTATAGCAGATAATAGAATTTATAATTATGAAACAGAAAATTCATATTATGGACCTATAGCAGATATAGAATCTGGCGATAAATTAAAAGTATTAAATAGAAAATATTCATTAGAAGATGAGGAAAAATTAGAAAGCATAGATAAAGAGCTAAAAGTAATGGCTGTTGCAAAAGAAAATATATTTAGATTTAGAGGTAGTGGTGGTGAAGGAGGATTAAAAATAATAACATCGAAAGAGGTAGCAGAAGATTTATTAGATAAAGATTCTATAAAACCTATAAATTTAAATATTGTATTAAATGATGAAACAAGCGAAAAATCAGTAGTTACAGAGTTAGAAAAAATAATAAATGATGATCCAAACTTAAGAGTTATAAATCATATAGAAAATAATAGACAATCAAAAGCATCTAATTTAATAGTAAAAATACTCTTATATGGTTTTGTAGTAGTGGTTTCACTTATAGGTAGTGTAAATATAATAAATACACTTACAACAAATATTCTTTTAAGAAAGAGAGAATTTGCAACACTTAGATCTATTGGGCTTACTCATAAAGGACTTAAAAAAATGGTGGTTTTAGAAGGAATATTATATGGAGTAATGGGTTTAATATATGGTTCTATAATAGGCTCGATTCTTTCATTTGTCATGTATAGAGGAATGGGAAGTGTAAGGGAAATGCAATTCTGGAATATACCATGGAATACTATAGGCATAGCAACAATTGCCATTGTAGTAATAGGATTTCTTTCTGTACAATATCCATTATCTAAAATAAAGCGTGATAATTTAATTGAAACAATAAAAGGTGACTATTAA
- a CDS encoding response regulator transcription factor: MINILLVEDDKALAMGIEFSLKENGYEVFNTSTIKESKKIYEEEKIDLILLDINLPDGSGYDLCKDIRSGSDVPIIFLTALDEEVNIVLGLDIGGDDYITKPFRVGELTSRIRAILRRTKKDDIDIYKSGDLTINISKVKVEKKSSEIKLTALEYKLLLFFINHPQKSSKREEILSYLTENEEAFFDENTLSVYIKRLREKIEDDHKNPEYIITKRGLGYIWEKEVIKE; the protein is encoded by the coding sequence ATGATAAATATACTTTTAGTAGAAGATGATAAAGCACTTGCTATGGGAATAGAATTTAGCTTAAAAGAAAATGGATACGAAGTGTTTAATACAAGTACCATAAAAGAAAGTAAGAAAATATATGAAGAAGAAAAGATAGATTTAATACTTTTAGATATTAATTTACCAGATGGAAGTGGATATGATTTGTGTAAAGATATAAGAAGTGGAAGTGATGTACCTATAATATTTTTAACAGCACTTGATGAAGAGGTAAATATAGTTCTAGGACTTGATATTGGAGGAGATGATTATATTACAAAACCTTTTAGAGTAGGAGAATTGACTTCTCGCATCAGAGCCATACTTCGCAGAACTAAGAAAGATGATATAGATATATATAAATCAGGTGATTTAACAATAAATATATCTAAGGTAAAAGTAGAAAAGAAAAGTAGTGAAATTAAACTTACAGCACTTGAATATAAATTATTATTATTTTTCATTAATCATCCTCAAAAATCATCAAAGAGAGAAGAAATTTTATCTTATCTAACAGAAAATGAAGAAGCTTTCTTTGATGAAAACACATTATCTGTGTATATAAAAAGACTTAGAGAAAAAATAGAAGATGACCATAAAAACCCTGAATATATAATTACCAAAAGAGGGCTAGGTTATATTTGGGAAAAAGAAGTTATAAAGGAGTAG
- a CDS encoding sensor histidine kinase — MDSYFINSRMKNSFIILLTVIVLFAVISFSILNIHYNNLKKDYIDSFGNVLVIVNDIDPELAKDIIPSITGEEDIKQSKRTRVILKEYGLTEDLENSLFPNINETYMTNNMLFILIFILLLLVLFILNFIEHRYFYRKIRKISNRAKDIVKGEFKLFEEKDKEGDFPKLISSFNSMVGIIKGNLEKLDKEKNFLVDLLSDISHQLKTPLSSMIVYNDILTEKELPREKQLVFLENNKKQLERIEWLVKSLLKLARLDVQAIKFDKEKLNVNYTIKVGVESLNEKIKAKKIKINFDSTNEIFLDHDFYWLKEAIINLIVNAIDHSEIGNDINIYTFENPIYKRIEIQDYGEGIDKKDLPHIFKRFYKSKDSKNSDSVGIGLALSKSIIESHNGIIEVESTKGEGTCFMITFLKH; from the coding sequence ATGGATAGTTATTTCATAAATTCTAGAATGAAAAATAGTTTTATAATACTTTTGACTGTTATAGTTTTATTTGCAGTTATATCATTTTCAATTTTAAATATACATTATAATAACTTAAAAAAAGATTATATTGATAGTTTTGGAAATGTACTTGTGATAGTTAATGATATTGATCCTGAGCTTGCAAAGGATATAATACCTAGTATAACAGGAGAAGAGGATATAAAACAAAGTAAAAGGACAAGGGTTATTCTAAAGGAATATGGTTTAACCGAAGACTTAGAAAACTCACTTTTTCCTAATATTAATGAAACTTATATGACGAATAATATGTTGTTTATATTGATTTTTATATTACTTTTATTAGTATTATTTATACTTAATTTTATAGAACATAGATATTTTTATAGAAAGATTAGAAAAATATCTAATAGAGCAAAAGATATAGTAAAAGGAGAATTTAAGCTATTTGAAGAAAAGGATAAAGAAGGTGATTTTCCAAAGCTCATATCATCATTTAATTCTATGGTAGGAATTATAAAGGGGAATTTAGAAAAATTAGATAAAGAGAAAAACTTTTTAGTAGATTTATTATCTGATATATCTCATCAACTGAAAACTCCACTTTCTTCAATGATAGTATATAATGACATACTTACAGAAAAAGAACTTCCAAGAGAAAAGCAATTAGTATTTTTAGAAAATAATAAAAAACAATTAGAACGTATAGAATGGTTAGTAAAGAGTTTATTGAAACTTGCAAGACTTGACGTACAAGCCATAAAATTTGATAAGGAAAAATTAAATGTAAATTATACTATAAAAGTAGGAGTAGAATCATTAAATGAAAAAATAAAAGCAAAAAAAATAAAAATAAATTTTGATTCTACAAATGAGATTTTTTTAGATCATGATTTCTATTGGCTAAAAGAAGCTATTATAAATTTAATAGTGAATGCAATAGATCATAGTGAAATTGGAAATGATATAAATATATATACATTTGAAAATCCTATTTATAAGAGAATAGAAATACAAGATTATGGTGAAGGAATAGATAAAAAAGATTTGCCTCATATTTTCAAGAGATTCTATAAATCTAAAGATTCCAAGAATAGTGATTCAGTAGGGATAGGACTTGCACTCTCTAAATCAATAATTGAGAGTCATAATGGAATAATAGAAGTTGAAAGTACAAAGGGAGAAGGTACTTGTTTTATGATTACATTTTTAAAGCATTAA